DNA sequence from the Streptomyces canus genome:
TCGAGGTCTGTGGCGACGAGTTCGCCGAGGTCGCTCTCGGGGACGTCGTGCCAGCCGTGCTCGTCGACCTCGACGCACTCGGCGAAGACGGTGTCCTCCCAGAGGTGGAAGCCGTCGTGCTCGCGGCACTCCCAGGCGGTGCCGGTGTCGGCGGCGCTGGTGTACTCGTAGACGTCGATGCCCCAGTCGTCGCGGATCCGCTCGCGCATCTTCCGGCTCAGGGGCTGGCCGGCGCAGGAGGCGCCCTTGAGGGAGGAGAAGGCCTCCCTCAGGTCGGTCTTCTCGGCCAGGTGCTCCAGCTCCACCATCTGCGGATACATCATCTGCAGGTAGGCGGGGCGGTAGGTGCGCAGGGCCTCGACGACCTCGGGCATGTTGCCCATCCAGGTGTCCACCTCGATGACCACCGCGCCCAGCGCCTGGAATCCGGCGTCCATGAAGTTGCGGAAGGTGCCGGGCGGGCTCAGGACCCGGTCGCCGGGCCTCAGGCCCAGTTCCCACAGGTCCCGTACCTGCGCGGTCACCAGGGGTGGGGCGTCCTGCCAGATCTCGGCGAAGAACTCCGGGTCGCCGGTGGTTCCGGAACTGGAGGAGACGGAGGTCAGCTCCTCGACCGGGACGCAGAGCAGGCCGGCGAAGGGATCGCCGGTGCGGCTGCGGTAGGCGCGGATCATGTCCTTGGTGATGAACGGGATGCGTGCCCGGAAGTCCTCCAGGGAGCGGATGTCACGCGGGTGGGTCCCGTGTTCGTCCCACAGCTCGCGGTAGAAGGCCGAGTTGGCGTAGGCGTACTCCACGAGCTCCAGGAGCTGTTTCTCCTGCCGCGCGCGCAGTTCCTCGCGGGGCATGGTCTCCACCTGGGGCTCGAAGTACCTGTCAGCGGTGTCCCTGTCACCGACCATGGCGCCTCCTCGCGGCTCAGTGCCCAGATCTTCCAGCTATCAGCGCAATCAGTCAACCAATTCGACGGATTGAGCCCGAGGCTCGCGCTCCACCGATCTATATAGTTAACTATTAACACTCATTGAACCACAGGAGGGCTGCCGTGAAGATCGTTGTCTGCGTGAAGCACGTCCCCGACGCCACGGCGGACCGCACCTTCACCGAGGACGGCACCACCGACCGGGCGTCCGTCGACTCGCTGCTGTCCGAACTCGACGAATACGCCGTCGAGCAGGCACTGCGCCTGGCCGAGTCGGACGCGGAGGCCGAGATCAGCTATCTCACCGTCGGCCCCGACGACGCGCGCGACGCCCTGCGCAAGGCCCTGGCCATGGGCGGTGACGCGGCGATCCATGTCAGCGACGAGGACATCGAGGGCAGCGACGCGTTCGGCACGTCACTGGTGCTGGCCAAGGCCATCGAGCGGCACGGCTTCGATCTCGTGCTGTGCGGGATGGCCTCGACGGACGGCACCATGGGCGTGCTGCCCGCGCTGCTGGCCGAGCGGCTCGGCGTCCCGGCCGTCACCCACCTCGAGGACCTGGCGATCGAGGACGGAACCGTCACCGGCCGCCGCGAGGGCGACGGCGCCACCGTGCGGATCCAGGGCGCCCTGCCCGCCGTCGTCTCGGTGACCGACCGCTCCGGGGACGCCCGCTACCCCTCCTTCAAGGGGATCATGGCCGCGAAGAAGAAGCCGGTGCAGACCCTCGGCCTCGCCGACCTCGGCATCGAGTCCGCACAGGTCGGCCGGGCCGGGGCGCGGTCGGGCGTGGACACCGCGACCCGGCGCCCGCCGCGCAGCAAGGGCGAGATCGTCGCCGACGAGGGGACGGGCGGCGTGGGACTGGCCGCGTTCCTCACGACCAAGAAGTTCATCTGACCGCGCCCCGCCCTGACATACCTGCCTGAAGGAGTTGCATCACCGTGGCCGAGATCCTCGTCCTCGTCGACCACGTCGACGGTGCCGTACGCAAGCCGACTCTCGAACTGCTCACCCTGGCCCGCCGCTTGGGCGAGCCATCGGCCGTCTTCCTGGGGCCGGGCGCGGACACCGCGACCGAGGTTCTCGGCCGGTACGGCGCCGGGAAGATCCACGTCGTGGACGCCCCCGAGGTCGACGAGTACCTCGTCACCCCGGCCGTGGACGCCCTCACCCAGATCGCCGAGCGCACCGGCGCCGCCGCGATCCTGCTGCCGTCCGGGCCGGACGGCAAGGAAATCGCCGCGCGGGTCGCACTGCGGCTCGGATCCGGACTCATCACCGACGCCGTCGAGGTCACCGCGGGACCCGACGGACCGGTCACCGAGCAGTCGGCGTTCGCCGCGACACACCAGGTCACCGCGCACGTCACCCAGGGCGTGCCGGTGATCACGGTCAAGCCGAACGCCGTAGCCCCCGAACCCGCTGCCGCGGACCCCGTCGTCGAGAAGCACGACATCACCTTCGGGCCGGCTTCCGCCTCCGTCCGGATTCTGTCCCGCACGCCTCGCGAGCGCGGCGACCGGCCCGAACTGACCGAGGCCGACATAGTCGTCTCCGGCGGCCGAGGCGTGAACGGCGCCGAGAACTTCGCCCTCATCGAGCGGGTCGCCGACACGCTGGGCGCGGCGGTCGGGGCGTCACGGGCCGCCGTGGACGCGGGCTGGTATCCGCACAGCCACCAGGTCGGGCAGACCGGCACCCAAGTCTCCCCGCAGCTCTACCTGGCCGCCGGCATCTCCGGGGCGATCCAGCACCGCGCGGGCATGCAGACCTCCAAGACCATCGTGGCCGTCAACAAGGACGCCGACGCCCCGATCTTCGAGCTCGCCGACCACGGCGTGGTCGGGGACCTCTTCGCGGTGCTGCCGCAACTGGTGGACGAGATCGAGCGGCGCCGGAGCTGATCTCCGCTCCTCCCGGCCTTCCCTTCAGCCACCCATACAACTAAAATCGCTAACTGATTACATCCATTGAGCTTGCAGCCCTGACCCGAAGGAGCGTCATGACGAAGATCTGGGTCAACTCCGGGGACTCCCACGTGATGGAACCC
Encoded proteins:
- a CDS encoding electron transfer flavoprotein subunit alpha/FixB family protein, encoding MAEILVLVDHVDGAVRKPTLELLTLARRLGEPSAVFLGPGADTATEVLGRYGAGKIHVVDAPEVDEYLVTPAVDALTQIAERTGAAAILLPSGPDGKEIAARVALRLGSGLITDAVEVTAGPDGPVTEQSAFAATHQVTAHVTQGVPVITVKPNAVAPEPAAADPVVEKHDITFGPASASVRILSRTPRERGDRPELTEADIVVSGGRGVNGAENFALIERVADTLGAAVGASRAAVDAGWYPHSHQVGQTGTQVSPQLYLAAGISGAIQHRAGMQTSKTIVAVNKDADAPIFELADHGVVGDLFAVLPQLVDEIERRRS
- a CDS encoding phenylacetate--CoA ligase family protein codes for the protein MVGDRDTADRYFEPQVETMPREELRARQEKQLLELVEYAYANSAFYRELWDEHGTHPRDIRSLEDFRARIPFITKDMIRAYRSRTGDPFAGLLCVPVEELTSVSSSSGTTGDPEFFAEIWQDAPPLVTAQVRDLWELGLRPGDRVLSPPGTFRNFMDAGFQALGAVVIEVDTWMGNMPEVVEALRTYRPAYLQMMYPQMVELEHLAEKTDLREAFSSLKGASCAGQPLSRKMRERIRDDWGIDVYEYTSAADTGTAWECREHDGFHLWEDTVFAECVEVDEHGWHDVPESDLGELVATDLDNRAAPLIRYRSEDLVRLSRDTCGCGRTHARMWVAGRRGDETVVQGRSVVLRDVWQAVEDQPETVAGVFQIVRDRREVDELRLRVGYDPHLTGDVDALAGRLSEAVRERTGVKPVLDMRTEEDLLKTMTSVAKFPRVVKT
- a CDS encoding electron transfer flavoprotein subunit beta/FixA family protein produces the protein MKHVPDATADRTFTEDGTTDRASVDSLLSELDEYAVEQALRLAESDAEAEISYLTVGPDDARDALRKALAMGGDAAIHVSDEDIEGSDAFGTSLVLAKAIERHGFDLVLCGMASTDGTMGVLPALLAERLGVPAVTHLEDLAIEDGTVTGRREGDGATVRIQGALPAVVSVTDRSGDARYPSFKGIMAAKKKPVQTLGLADLGIESAQVGRAGARSGVDTATRRPPRSKGEIVADEGTGGVGLAAFLTTKKFI